The following proteins are co-located in the Sporohalobacter salinus genome:
- a CDS encoding OmpH family outer membrane protein: MNKRLKLLLIGLAVLILFTGCTQQSKVAVVDMQKIVENSDRIQDYQQQLDKKLKELQTEYKTKLNNIDDEEKLKVKREEAYQKSQKIKSDIESKVKADIQKVISEIAKEQEIDVVLNKNDVKYGGVDITDQVIKALKK, from the coding sequence ATGAATAAAAGATTAAAATTATTATTAATCGGGTTGGCTGTTTTAATATTATTTACCGGTTGTACCCAGCAAAGCAAAGTAGCCGTTGTTGATATGCAGAAGATAGTAGAAAATAGTGATCGTATTCAAGATTATCAGCAGCAATTAGATAAAAAATTAAAAGAGCTACAGACTGAATATAAAACTAAATTAAATAATATAGATGATGAAGAGAAATTAAAAGTAAAAAGAGAAGAAGCCTACCAGAAAAGCCAAAAGATTAAGTCAGATATTGAATCCAAAGTTAAAGCAGATATACAGAAGGTTATTAGTGAAATAGCTAAGGAGCAAGAAATAGATGTAGTATTAAATAAAAATGATGTTAAATATGGAGGAGTAGATATTACTGACCAGGTTATTAAGGCTTTAAAGAAATAG
- a CDS encoding YjbH domain-containing protein, producing the protein MVVRKELNIIIITLIVGAMLITTGNAFAVTAFEGGFSGLIKTPTANVLPYNKAAVGYQHTDSANLASFNYGVYDSFELGLTNYWYDEDEVEDDDLFLNAKLQLMQENNNQPAAAMGVVNEDFYGVVSQNLDYGLRGHIGLGDGDFDGLFAGISKTLNPVTISSEGKNQTQIPVTTLMMEYIDEEFNAGARLKLTPQLNFNLALEDLSDLSAGINFETQF; encoded by the coding sequence ATGGTAGTTAGGAAAGAATTAAATATAATAATAATCACACTAATCGTTGGAGCAATGTTAATTACCACAGGTAATGCTTTTGCTGTTACTGCTTTTGAAGGTGGATTTAGCGGTTTGATTAAAACCCCTACTGCTAATGTCTTACCTTATAATAAAGCAGCAGTGGGATATCAACATACTGACAGTGCCAATTTAGCTTCATTTAATTATGGAGTTTATGATAGTTTTGAATTAGGTTTAACAAATTATTGGTATGATGAAGACGAAGTTGAAGATGATGATCTGTTTTTAAATGCTAAGCTACAATTGATGCAAGAAAATAATAATCAGCCAGCTGCAGCTATGGGGGTAGTAAATGAGGATTTTTATGGAGTAGTTAGTCAAAATTTAGATTACGGTTTAAGGGGACATATTGGACTTGGAGATGGAGATTTTGATGGCTTATTTGCAGGAATAAGTAAAACTCTTAATCCAGTAACTATTTCTAGCGAAGGAAAGAATCAAACTCAGATACCGGTGACTACTTTAATGATGGAATATATTGATGAAGAATTTAATGCAGGGGCTAGATTAAAGTTAACTCCACAGCTTAACTTTAATTTAGCATTAGAAGATCTATCTGATCTATCTGCTGGAATTAATTTTGAAACTCAGTTTTAA
- the lpxD gene encoding UDP-3-O-(3-hydroxymyristoyl)glucosamine N-acyltransferase, whose product MTVSLKELANLVNGEVIGNDEVIISGVGGVENVTEGEITFVQNDKYLKKAESSSAAAIIVNDRIESNKALLKVDNPRLAFAKIAHEFTPQLYKTNEIHPTAVIANDVEFGSDVSIGSQVTIESGVSIGDNVRIAPGAYIGAQAQIGNETIIHPNAVIMHETEIGNRVIIQAGSVIGSDGYGFETTPNGHYKVPQFGNVIIEDDVELGANVTVDRGATGSTIIGKGTKTDNLVHIAHNVEIGEGCLLIAQVGIAGSAKIGEGVTLAGKAGVVGHLEIGANTTVAAQSVITKDVPPDSFYSGYPAQDHKSEMRIKAARRRLPKMVKELRALKQEISELKGKLEEE is encoded by the coding sequence TTGACAGTATCGTTAAAAGAACTGGCAAACTTAGTAAATGGAGAAGTAATAGGAAATGATGAAGTTATAATTTCTGGTGTAGGTGGGGTTGAGAATGTAACAGAAGGAGAAATTACATTTGTTCAGAATGATAAATATTTAAAAAAAGCAGAATCTAGTTCAGCAGCGGCAATTATTGTTAATGATAGGATCGAATCAAATAAAGCTTTATTAAAAGTAGATAATCCTAGATTAGCTTTTGCGAAGATTGCTCATGAATTCACACCTCAGTTATATAAGACTAATGAAATTCATCCTACAGCAGTGATAGCCAATGATGTAGAATTTGGTAGTGATGTTTCAATAGGATCACAAGTTACAATTGAATCCGGGGTTTCAATTGGAGATAATGTGAGAATAGCCCCCGGGGCTTATATAGGTGCTCAAGCTCAAATTGGCAACGAGACCATTATCCATCCTAATGCAGTAATTATGCATGAGACTGAAATAGGTAACAGAGTAATTATTCAAGCAGGTTCTGTAATTGGAAGTGATGGTTATGGATTTGAAACTACTCCTAATGGTCATTATAAAGTACCGCAGTTTGGTAATGTAATAATTGAGGATGATGTAGAATTAGGAGCGAATGTGACTGTAGATCGTGGTGCTACTGGTTCAACAATTATTGGCAAGGGTACTAAGACTGATAACTTAGTGCATATTGCCCATAATGTAGAGATAGGTGAGGGCTGTCTTTTAATTGCTCAGGTGGGTATTGCTGGTAGTGCTAAGATTGGAGAGGGGGTGACATTAGCCGGGAAAGCTGGAGTAGTTGGTCACTTAGAAATAGGTGCTAATACTACTGTAGCAGCTCAAAGTGTTATTACTAAGGATGTACCACCAGATTCTTTCTATTCTGGCTATCCAGCTCAAGACCATAAGTCAGAAATGAGAATTAAGGCAGCAAGACGTAGATTACCAAAGATGGTAAAAGAACTGCGGGCATTAAAACAGGAAATAAGTGAGTTAAAAGGAAAATTAGAGGAGGAATAG